The following are encoded together in the Vigna angularis cultivar LongXiaoDou No.4 chromosome 9, ASM1680809v1, whole genome shotgun sequence genome:
- the LOC108347059 gene encoding uncharacterized protein LOC108347059 codes for MLIATPNFFLSLLLISLLFCPTLLAKSSHPISDTEVRKNKIQCYADIDSGLWGWSCKSSAIARENCALRCLSPACYELIYESDPLEEGEKDLIRSQEYKYCMHKSSLGESLEGVKGSFSN; via the exons ATGCTGATTGCAACACCAAATTTCTTCCTGTCTCTTCTCTTAATATCCTTACTCTTTTGCCCAACACTCCTTGCCAAGTCTTCTCACCCAATCTCG GATACTGAAGTCAGGAAGAACAAGATTCAGTGCTATGCTGATATTGACAG TGGGTTGTGGGGTTGGTCGTGCAAATCATCAGCGATAGCAAGGGAGAATTGTGCTCTGCGATGCCTTTCACCAGCTTGTTATGAGCTCATCTATGAGAGTGACCCG CTTGAAGAGGGAGAAAAAGACTTGATTCGCAGTCAAGAGTACAAATACTGCATGCATAA GTCGTCCTTGGGGGAGAGCCTTGAGGGTGTGAAGGGTTCCTTTAGCAACTAA
- the LOC108346970 gene encoding uncharacterized protein LOC108346970 yields the protein MGQVFDKLDGKEWRKRQIRKITDQVFEKVQNQKESDKLSFEDLYIAVLLVYNDINKYIPGPHFDPPSKARVKEVKEKCDINLDGDIDREEFFDFILQMTADTFTVVSQKLIVTMVVAPTVAVATKRATEGVPYVGKVVKKIPNSVYASLVTIAAVWFQKKAQSSSL from the exons ATGGGACAAGTATTTGACAAGTTAGATG GTAAGGAGTGGAGGAAAAGGCAAATAAGAAAGATAACAGatcaagtttttgaaaaagtacAGAATCAAAAGGAAAGTGATAAGTTGAGTTTTGAAGATCTGTATATTGCTGTCTTACTCGTGTACAA TGATATCAACAAGTATATACCTGGTCCCCATTTTGACCCTCCATCAAAAGCCAGAGTCAAAGAAGTCAAAGAG AAATGTGATATCAACCTTGATGGGGATATTGACCGTGAAGAATTTTTCGACTTCATCCTGCAAATGACAGCTGATACATTCACTGTTGTTAGCCAAAAACTTATTGTCACTATGGTTGTAGCACCAACAGTTGCAGTGGCAACAAAGAGAGCCACTGAGGGTGTTCCATATGTTGGGAAAGTGGTGAAGAAGATACCGAATTCAGTTTATGCTTCCCTTGTAACCATTGCAGCTGTGTGGTTCCAGAAAAAGGCTCAAAGTTCTTCACTGTAG
- the LOC108347672 gene encoding glutamate--tRNA ligase, chloroplastic/mitochondrial gives MALLSGGTPWSKLVAPPIFHRSHAPRTFLFFKRRRFSVSALSEQPVRVRFAPSPTGNLHVGGARTALFNYLFARSKGGKFVLRIEDTDLERSTRESEEAMLKDLSWLGLDWDEGPGVGGDYGPYRQSERNSLYKQYAQNLHQSGHVYRCFCSNEELEKMKEDAKLKNLPPVYTGKWASARDEEVEEELAKGTPYTYRFRVPKGSLKINDLIRGEVSWNLDTLGDFVIMRSNGQPVYNFCVTVDDATMAISHVIRAEEHLPNTLRQALIYKALGFPMPFFAHVSLILAPDRSKLSKRHGATSVGQFREMGYLPEAMVNYLALLGWGDGTENEFYTLDQLVEKFTIERVNKSGAIFDSTKLRWMNGQHLRGRPLEELTKLIGEYWKTSGIVTVSAGPFIDETVQLLKDGIDLINDADKALTNLLSYPLHSTLQSDEAEPLLQDNLSEFADSLLAAYDSGDLVAALEDGHAGWQKWVKGFGKSLKRKGKSLFMPLRVLLTGKLHGPDIGASVVLLYKAGISDVVAPETGFVTLDERFKMLRQINWETLSKDQPVKETAASV, from the exons ATGGCGTTGTTGAGTGGCGGCACGCCATGGTCCAAGCTCGTTGCTCCTCCCATTTTCCACCGTTCTCACGCCCCTCGCACCTTCCTATTTTTCAAACGACGCCGTTTCTCAGTCTCTGCTCTCTCAGAGCAGCCCGTTCGCGTCCGTTTCGCTCCGTCTCCAACCGGAAACCTCCATGTCGGCGGTGCTCGAACGGCCCTCTTCAACTACTTGTTCGCCAG GTCCAAAGGTGGGAAATTTGTGCTCAGAATTGAGGACACTGACTTGGAGAGGTCCACAAGGGAGTCTGAGGAGGCCATGCTCAAAGATCTCTCTTGGCTTGGGCTTGATTGGGATGAAG GGCCTGGTGTTGGAGGGGATTATGGTCCTTACAGGCAGTCTGAGAGGAATTCTTTATACAAACAATATGCACAAAACCTACACCAATCTGGCCATGTTTATCGCTGCTTTTGTTCTAATGAG GAactggagaagatgaaggaggatgCTAAACTAAAGAATCTGCCACCGGTGTACACAGGTAAATGGGCCAGCGCAAGAGAtgaggaagttgaagaagagCTGGCAAAAGGGACTCCTTATACATACCGGTTTCGAGTCCCTAAAggaagtttaaaaattaatgactTAATTCGAGGCGAA GTTAGTTGGAACTTGGATACACTTGGAGATTTTGTGATAATGAGGAGTAATGGCCAGCCTGTTTATAACTTCTGTGTAACGGTAGATGATGCTACCATGGCAATTTCCCATGTTATCAG GGCAGAGGAGCATTTACCAAACACTCTAAGGCAGGCATTAATATATAAG GCATTAGGATTTCCCATGCCTTTCTTTGCACATGTTTCCTTGATTTTAGCTCCTGATCGGAGCAAATTATCAAAACGACATGGAGCAACATCAGTGGGACAG TTCCGGGAGATGGGATACCTACCGGAAGCAATGGTGAATTACCTAGCATTATTAGGTTGGGGAGATGGCACTGAAAATGAGTTTTATACTCTTGATCAACTTG TTGAAAAATTCACTATTGAACGTGTTAATAAAAGTGGTGCTATCTTTGACTCAACGAAGTTAAG GTGGATGAATGGTCAACATTTAAGAGGACGTCCATTGGAGGAGTTGACCAAACTTATTGGAGAGTACTGGAAGACATCTGGCATAGTCACAGTATCAGCTGGACCTTTTATTGAT GAAACTGTTCAACTACTTAAGGATGGGATTGACTTGATAAATGATGCAGACAAGGCCCTTACTAACTTGCTTTCTTATCCTTTGCATTCTACTTTACAGAG CGATGAAGCAGAACCTCTCTTGCAAGATAATCTTTCTGAGTTTGCCGATAGCCTATTGGCAGCCTATGATAGTGGTGATCTGGTGGCAGCACTTGAAGACGGCCATGCCGGCTGGCAAAAGTGGGTGAAAGGCTTTGGTAAATCGCTTAAGCGGAAG GGAAAATCACTTTTCATGCCTCTTAGAGTTCTGTTGACTGGAAAACTTCATGGACCTGACATAGGGGCAAGTGTTGTATTGCTCTATAAAGCTGGAATTAGTGATGTAGTGGCTCCTGAAACTGGCTTTGTGACATTGGATGAAAGATTCAAAATGCTTAGGCAAATCAACTGGGAGACATTGTCCAAGGATCAACCTGTCAAAGAGACTGCTGCTTCTGTCTAA